A genomic stretch from Thiomicrorhabdus sp. includes:
- a CDS encoding pitrilysin family protein, whose amino-acid sequence MQNGLQIVVKEDHRAPVVVHQIWYRVGSNYESNGITGISHMLEHMMFKGTRDVKPGEFSRKVARLGGEENAFTSNDYTAYYQVVGKQHLEEVMRLEADRMRNLQLDAGEFATERQVVTEEWRWRVQDRPDSKLYQAFKAMAFVNSPEHHPVIGWKQDIDAWTLEDLQNWYQKWYAPNNATLVVVGDVDPEEVFRLAERYYGKASAEKITALKPQVEQEQLGERRLKMKGATQLPSLLIGVHAPTLKSAQDETQREEVYALSLLNDLLDGDDSSILTRELVREQKAVVSAGSYYDPMERLTTLFTFEATPSSGLTAEEIEKRFWKLIEQLQKKPVSEVALQRVMAQTEASYVYQQDSLQGQAMLLGSLASVGLPFDTVDHWLERLKKVTPQQIQAVARKYFDQERATVAVLLPNGEKPNQARPVKLQAKGVH is encoded by the coding sequence TTGCAGAACGGTTTGCAGATAGTGGTGAAAGAAGACCATCGGGCACCGGTTGTGGTTCATCAAATCTGGTATCGTGTCGGTTCCAACTACGAGTCCAACGGAATTACCGGAATTTCTCATATGCTGGAACATATGATGTTTAAAGGGACGCGAGACGTCAAACCCGGCGAATTTTCAAGAAAAGTGGCCCGTCTGGGCGGAGAGGAAAATGCGTTTACATCCAATGATTACACGGCCTACTATCAAGTCGTCGGCAAGCAGCATCTGGAAGAGGTCATGCGTCTTGAAGCCGATCGTATGCGTAATCTGCAGTTGGATGCCGGGGAGTTTGCCACCGAACGACAGGTTGTGACAGAAGAATGGCGCTGGCGCGTGCAGGATCGTCCTGACAGCAAGTTATATCAGGCCTTTAAGGCGATGGCATTTGTCAATAGCCCCGAACACCATCCGGTGATTGGTTGGAAACAGGATATCGATGCCTGGACACTGGAAGATTTACAGAACTGGTACCAAAAGTGGTATGCGCCGAATAACGCTACTTTGGTCGTCGTTGGCGATGTGGATCCTGAAGAAGTATTCCGTTTGGCAGAACGTTATTACGGGAAGGCTTCGGCAGAAAAAATCACCGCTTTGAAACCGCAGGTCGAGCAGGAGCAGCTCGGAGAGCGCCGTTTGAAAATGAAAGGCGCGACACAGCTGCCGAGTTTATTGATTGGCGTACATGCGCCAACGTTAAAAAGTGCGCAAGATGAAACGCAGCGCGAAGAGGTTTATGCACTGAGTCTCCTGAATGACCTGCTTGATGGTGACGATTCGTCGATTTTGACTCGGGAGCTGGTGCGTGAGCAGAAAGCGGTTGTCAGCGCCGGAAGCTATTACGATCCGATGGAGCGCTTGACAACGTTGTTCACTTTTGAGGCGACGCCGTCGTCTGGGCTGACGGCCGAAGAGATTGAAAAGCGTTTTTGGAAATTGATTGAACAGCTCCAGAAAAAACCGGTTTCCGAAGTGGCTTTGCAACGGGTGATGGCGCAAACCGAGGCAAGTTATGTATATCAACAAGATTCGCTGCAGGGCCAGGCGATGTTGCTGGGAAGTCTGGCCAGTGTCGGGCTGCCGTTCGATACGGTGGATCACTGGTTGGAACGTTTGAAAAAAGTAACGCCGCAGCAGATTCAGGCGGTGGCCAGAAAATATTTCGATCAGGAAAGGGCTACGGTTGCGGTGCTTCTGCCTAATGGTGAGAAACCGAATCAGGCCAGGCCGGTGAAGCTGCAAGCCAAAGGAGTGCATTGA
- the ftsY gene encoding signal recognition particle-docking protein FtsY, translating into MLSFLRRKKNTQEEQSEAVSATESPEFQSENTPQAEIADTEETMSYAADHDDAVDEMAAAAEKKSEKTGFFARLKQGLSKTRRSFTDSLASLVLGRKEIDDDLLEELEMILLSADVGVEATDKIIRNLTDQVSRKELKDPNALIVSLKQQLQALIDPLARPLEIDQFLQSNNGPYVILMVGINGVGKTTTIGKLAKKFQQEGKSVMLAAGDTFRAAAVEQLQTWGERNHVTVVAQKTGADSAAVIFDAVQSAKAKNIDILIADTAGRLHTQSNLMEELKKVKRVIAKVDETAPHEVMLVIDAGTGQNALNQTKQFHEAVSVSGITLTKLDGTAKGGIIFALAEQCQIPIRFIGVGESIDDLKPFDSQQFTEALFENDSE; encoded by the coding sequence ATGTTAAGTTTTTTGCGCCGCAAAAAGAACACTCAGGAAGAGCAGAGCGAAGCAGTCTCAGCAACAGAATCTCCGGAATTTCAGTCGGAAAACACGCCGCAGGCAGAGATCGCAGACACAGAAGAAACCATGTCTTATGCGGCCGACCATGATGATGCCGTTGATGAAATGGCGGCAGCTGCGGAGAAAAAATCGGAAAAAACCGGTTTTTTTGCCCGATTAAAACAAGGCTTGAGTAAAACCCGGCGCAGCTTTACCGACAGCCTGGCAAGCTTGGTTCTCGGACGCAAAGAGATTGACGACGACCTGCTTGAAGAACTGGAAATGATTCTTTTAAGCGCCGACGTCGGCGTGGAAGCCACCGATAAAATCATCCGCAATCTGACCGACCAAGTCTCGCGGAAAGAATTAAAAGATCCGAACGCCTTGATCGTTTCACTTAAGCAGCAGTTACAAGCTCTGATTGATCCGCTGGCGCGGCCTTTGGAGATCGATCAATTCCTGCAAAGCAACAACGGGCCTTATGTCATTCTGATGGTCGGCATCAACGGCGTCGGCAAAACCACCACCATCGGTAAACTGGCCAAAAAATTTCAACAGGAGGGTAAATCCGTCATGCTGGCGGCCGGTGATACCTTCCGAGCTGCAGCGGTCGAACAGCTGCAAACCTGGGGAGAACGCAACCATGTTACGGTCGTCGCCCAGAAAACCGGCGCCGATTCTGCCGCAGTCATTTTTGACGCCGTGCAATCCGCCAAGGCAAAAAATATCGATATTTTGATCGCCGACACTGCCGGTCGCCTGCATACTCAATCCAATCTGATGGAAGAGCTGAAAAAAGTCAAACGCGTCATTGCCAAGGTTGACGAGACGGCACCGCATGAAGTCATGCTGGTAATTGATGCCGGCACCGGCCAGAATGCTTTGAATCAAACCAAACAGTTTCACGAAGCAGTCAGCGTTTCCGGCATAACCCTGACCAAACTGGATGGAACCGCCAAAGGCGGAATCATTTTCGCTCTGGCCGAACAATGCCAGATTCCAATCCGCTTTATCGGAGTCGGAGAATCGATTGACGATTTAAAACCGTTTGACAGCCAACAGTTTACTGAGGCATTATTCGAAAACGATTCCGAATAA
- a CDS encoding DUF2914 domain-containing protein, with product MRLPDTQNANYLYAFKKGYRAAIDGKKLTDMPSAVRRDDVMRGYFMQGWENAQEELTSASGVDESNPWKHRAVWTSITLLAGLLTAALIINNVNEEQTPAPSASELKTQTLANADNANLIDSNPVQHSQPTEAKTVLPAPQESDDKPQQSQPIKPASQPPTQNAKDTEKAENALSLLTTEARKDAELNRQEFEQTRVNDKMALEPVATSPIQIKTAVLTAAVRQHEPTEQFSETVPKYIRSIKFFTHIKVDKPQTIYHRWRYKDRIMATVALRVQPGGFRTWSSKNLTSAWQGQWYVEILDQNHQVIHRKAFIYGALEE from the coding sequence ATGAGATTACCGGACACCCAAAACGCCAACTACCTTTACGCCTTTAAAAAGGGGTATCGTGCAGCAATCGACGGCAAAAAATTAACAGATATGCCAAGCGCAGTACGTCGTGATGATGTAATGCGCGGCTATTTCATGCAGGGATGGGAAAATGCGCAGGAAGAACTGACTTCCGCCAGCGGAGTCGACGAATCCAATCCCTGGAAGCACCGTGCTGTCTGGACATCGATTACTCTGCTTGCCGGGCTTTTGACTGCCGCTTTAATCATCAACAACGTCAACGAAGAGCAAACGCCTGCTCCGTCTGCATCGGAACTGAAAACGCAAACACTGGCAAATGCTGATAACGCCAATCTCATCGACTCGAACCCCGTTCAACATTCACAACCAACGGAGGCAAAAACTGTCCTGCCAGCCCCTCAGGAATCAGACGACAAGCCGCAACAGTCGCAACCAATAAAACCAGCCTCCCAACCACCGACCCAAAATGCCAAAGACACGGAAAAAGCAGAAAATGCTTTGAGCTTGCTGACCACAGAGGCGCGAAAAGATGCAGAGTTAAACCGCCAGGAATTTGAACAAACCCGGGTAAACGACAAAATGGCTTTGGAGCCTGTTGCCACCAGCCCAATCCAAATCAAAACGGCAGTTTTAACTGCAGCCGTTCGTCAGCACGAACCGACTGAACAATTTTCCGAAACGGTTCCAAAATACATCCGATCCATCAAGTTTTTCACGCATATCAAGGTCGATAAACCGCAAACCATCTATCATCGCTGGCGTTACAAAGATCGCATTATGGCGACCGTTGCACTGCGGGTCCAACCCGGCGGATTCCGCACTTGGTCCAGCAAAAATCTGACCAGTGCATGGCAAGGACAATGGTATGTCGAGATCTTAGATCAAAATCATCAAGTGATTCACCGAAAAGCCTTTATCTACGGAGCCCTTGAAGAATGA
- a CDS encoding transglycosylase SLT domain-containing protein: protein MNASFRLWFSLHLLTALSVLLAGCSSGPPPKSTHDNLCSIYYFDDDWYDAAEDSYERWGIPPYVLMAFVHQESRFKPDAQPDRPYFLGFIPLPRTSSAYGYAQAQDAAWHDYQKATGRWGADRDDIDDALDFIGWYNNRSNKLLGIAKTDAYNLYLAYHEGHGGYKRKTYNSKAWLKKVARKVSSRANLYKKQSGNCR from the coding sequence ATGAACGCCTCATTCAGACTCTGGTTCTCTCTGCATTTGCTGACCGCCTTATCAGTATTACTGGCAGGTTGCAGCAGTGGTCCACCGCCAAAAAGCACCCACGACAATCTCTGCTCAATCTACTATTTTGACGACGATTGGTACGATGCCGCTGAAGACTCCTACGAGCGCTGGGGCATCCCGCCCTATGTACTGATGGCTTTCGTACACCAGGAATCGCGTTTTAAACCCGATGCCCAGCCTGACAGACCCTACTTCCTGGGCTTTATTCCCCTGCCAAGAACGTCCAGTGCATATGGCTATGCACAGGCGCAGGATGCTGCCTGGCATGATTACCAGAAAGCAACCGGACGCTGGGGAGCGGATCGCGACGATATCGACGACGCCTTGGATTTCATAGGCTGGTACAACAACCGATCCAATAAACTGCTTGGTATCGCTAAAACGGATGCCTACAATCTCTACCTGGCCTACCACGAAGGACACGGCGGCTACAAACGCAAAACTTACAACAGTAAAGCCTGGTTAAAGAAAGTCGCCCGTAAAGTTTCTTCCCGTGCAAACCTTTATAAAAAACAATCCGGAAACTGCCGCTAG
- the fabB gene encoding beta-ketoacyl-ACP synthase I: protein MKRVVITGIGIVSSLGNNKEEVTDSLRNGRSGIVFAPEYAENGLRSQVHGAVKNLNFSDHIDRKQLRFMGDAAAYSYIAMQQAVADSGLSEDQVSNPRTGLIAGSGGGSNSNSTEAVAIAREKGVRRVGPYMVTRTMGSTVSACLATPFKIKGINYSISSACSTSAHCIGTAVEQIQLGKQDVVFAGGGEELHWTMSVLFDAMGALSTKYNDTPEKASRAYDADRDGFVIAGGGGMVVVEELEHALARGAKIYAEITGYGANSDGYDMVAPSGEGAVRCMQMALNGVGGPIDYINPHGTSTPVGDTKEAAAIREVFGDSVPKISSTKSMSGHSLGAAGVHEFIYSLCMLENDFIAPSINIETLDPECEGMPIVTELVENAGLNRIMSNSFGFGGTNASVVFERYKD from the coding sequence ATGAAAAGAGTCGTTATTACGGGTATTGGGATTGTTTCCAGTCTTGGAAATAATAAAGAAGAAGTTACTGATTCTTTACGTAACGGTCGTTCCGGCATTGTCTTTGCGCCGGAATATGCTGAAAACGGCCTGCGTTCGCAAGTTCACGGAGCTGTTAAAAACTTGAATTTTTCGGATCACATTGATCGTAAACAGTTGCGTTTCATGGGGGATGCGGCTGCGTACAGTTACATCGCTATGCAGCAGGCCGTTGCAGACTCTGGTCTGAGCGAAGATCAGGTTTCGAATCCGCGCACTGGACTGATTGCCGGTTCCGGCGGTGGTTCGAATTCCAATTCAACCGAAGCGGTGGCAATTGCCCGTGAAAAAGGCGTGCGTCGAGTTGGGCCTTACATGGTAACGCGTACCATGGGGTCTACCGTGTCTGCTTGTTTGGCGACGCCATTCAAAATTAAAGGAATCAATTATTCAATCAGTTCGGCCTGTTCAACTTCTGCCCACTGTATCGGTACAGCCGTTGAGCAGATTCAGCTTGGCAAGCAGGATGTGGTGTTTGCCGGAGGTGGTGAAGAGCTGCACTGGACCATGTCGGTTCTATTCGACGCGATGGGTGCTTTGTCGACTAAATATAACGATACGCCAGAGAAGGCTTCGCGCGCTTACGACGCGGATCGCGACGGTTTCGTTATTGCCGGCGGCGGTGGAATGGTCGTAGTTGAAGAGCTGGAGCATGCTTTGGCTCGCGGCGCGAAAATTTATGCGGAAATTACCGGTTACGGTGCTAATTCCGACGGTTATGACATGGTTGCTCCTTCAGGAGAAGGTGCTGTGCGTTGCATGCAGATGGCGTTGAACGGTGTTGGTGGGCCGATCGATTACATTAACCCTCATGGTACTTCTACACCGGTTGGCGATACCAAAGAAGCGGCAGCGATTCGTGAAGTTTTCGGTGATTCTGTGCCGAAAATCAGTTCAACCAAATCGATGTCTGGCCATTCTTTGGGTGCGGCAGGTGTTCACGAGTTTATCTACAGTTTGTGCATGCTGGAAAACGATTTTATTGCCCCATCGATCAATATCGAAACTCTTGATCCAGAATGCGAAGGCATGCCGATCGTTACCGAATTGGTTGAGAATGCCGGTTTGAACCGCATTATGAGCAATAGTTTCGGGTTTGGTGGAACGAACGCATCAGTGGTCTTTGAGCGCTATAAAGATTGA
- the fabA gene encoding 3-hydroxyacyl-[acyl-carrier-protein] dehydratase FabA: MEQQSSYTKDELLACGRGELFGPGNAQLPLPPMLMFDRITNISEEGGAYGKGEIRAELDITEDLWFFECHFNEDPVMPGCLGLDAMWQLIGFYLGWTGGPGRGRALGSGEVKFYGQVLPTAKTVEYVIDIKRVIKRKLYMGLADAKLFVDGREIYSAADLKVGLFTNTDSF, encoded by the coding sequence ATGGAACAACAGTCTAGTTACACAAAAGATGAACTTTTAGCTTGCGGACGTGGCGAATTGTTTGGGCCAGGCAACGCTCAACTTCCTCTGCCTCCAATGTTGATGTTTGATCGCATCACCAACATTTCCGAGGAAGGCGGCGCCTATGGCAAGGGCGAAATTCGTGCGGAGCTGGATATAACTGAAGACTTGTGGTTCTTTGAATGTCACTTTAACGAAGATCCGGTTATGCCAGGTTGTTTGGGGTTGGACGCCATGTGGCAGCTGATCGGTTTCTATCTGGGATGGACTGGTGGTCCCGGGCGTGGTCGCGCTTTGGGTTCCGGCGAGGTAAAATTCTACGGTCAGGTATTACCGACTGCAAAGACAGTTGAATACGTGATCGATATCAAGCGTGTGATTAAGCGTAAGCTTTATATGGGACTTGCAGATGCGAAATTGTTTGTTGACGGCCGTGAAATTTACAGCGCAGCGGATCTGAAAGTCGGATTATTTACAAATACGGATAGTTTTTAA
- a CDS encoding type III pantothenate kinase, which translates to MNKLFLDLGNSRIKWASVYDDEYEYGGAEAIESFFGADNEQILEEIGKPDEVYFTSVAGEEVIDNLKTFVQKNWRLIAIQMSAQKDCCGLSSGYQKPSDLGDDRWMAMQGALGYYSDPCIVIDAGTALTIDAILDGRHLGGFIVPGLKSLRSALATDTADLEMADFPEGDAVEESESLLARDTQSAILGGSLYMTASFINRVIGDLNCQVGTSFKVLLTGGDAARLKSLIDYDVDWIPDLVLQGMVNLEECIKNS; encoded by the coding sequence ATGAATAAATTATTTTTAGATTTAGGCAACTCAAGAATTAAATGGGCATCGGTTTATGACGATGAATACGAGTATGGCGGTGCTGAAGCAATAGAAAGTTTTTTCGGGGCTGACAATGAGCAAATTCTCGAAGAAATCGGCAAGCCGGATGAAGTTTATTTCACCTCCGTTGCCGGTGAAGAAGTGATTGATAATTTAAAGACTTTCGTGCAGAAAAACTGGCGGTTGATTGCAATTCAAATGAGTGCGCAAAAGGACTGCTGCGGGCTGAGTTCCGGTTATCAGAAACCTTCGGATCTGGGAGATGATCGTTGGATGGCTATGCAGGGTGCGCTGGGATATTATTCGGATCCTTGCATTGTGATCGACGCGGGTACTGCCTTGACCATTGATGCGATTCTGGATGGCCGCCATTTGGGAGGCTTTATTGTTCCGGGGTTGAAAAGCTTACGCTCCGCGTTGGCTACGGATACGGCAGATTTGGAGATGGCTGACTTTCCTGAAGGCGATGCAGTGGAAGAGAGCGAAAGCTTGCTGGCAAGAGATACTCAATCGGCAATTCTGGGTGGATCTTTATATATGACCGCTTCTTTCATTAATAGAGTAATCGGCGATTTGAATTGTCAGGTTGGAACCAGCTTTAAGGTTCTTCTGACCGGCGGTGATGCCGCGCGTTTGAAATCGCTGATCGATTATGACGTCGATTGGATTCCGGACCTTGTTTTACAAGGGATGGTTAATCTTGAAGAATGTATCAAAAATTCATGA
- a CDS encoding biotin--[acetyl-CoA-carboxylase] ligase: protein MLNLERLETLLKARLPNVSVYLFEETDSTNAFLKTIAKQNLVESVCVTNSQSAGYGQRGRSWLSNEDSWTFSLLVKVDRPLHKLGSIAQNITLEMALFLKNEVAGKLFLKWPNDLFCSEGKVGGILTEVAAYSEDYCWLVIGIGLNLSQQNLPPKTMMDRGEHSASSYPVGFLKLRNGRVQEAVLADLLQHLSAYVDGYANEDSAWIKRFKKLDYFSVDQKVIVYDSGQSKTGLYKGLAANGAALLEIDGEIVNYQSGMVSIRAIEKEL, encoded by the coding sequence ATGCTTAATTTAGAACGCTTAGAAACTCTCTTAAAGGCTCGTCTGCCCAATGTCTCTGTTTATTTGTTTGAGGAGACTGATTCAACTAATGCATTTTTAAAAACGATCGCGAAGCAGAATTTAGTTGAATCTGTATGTGTCACGAATTCTCAGAGTGCGGGCTATGGTCAACGAGGGCGAAGCTGGTTGTCTAATGAGGATTCATGGACTTTTAGCCTATTGGTTAAGGTTGATAGACCACTTCACAAGTTAGGCAGCATTGCGCAGAATATAACGCTTGAAATGGCGTTATTTTTGAAGAATGAAGTAGCAGGTAAGCTGTTTTTAAAGTGGCCGAATGATCTGTTTTGCTCAGAAGGAAAAGTTGGCGGTATTTTGACAGAAGTGGCTGCTTATAGTGAAGATTACTGTTGGCTGGTGATCGGTATCGGTTTAAATCTTTCGCAGCAGAATTTACCTCCCAAGACCATGATGGATAGAGGGGAACATTCGGCTTCATCCTACCCTGTCGGATTTTTGAAGCTAAGGAATGGCCGAGTGCAGGAAGCAGTGCTTGCGGATCTTTTGCAACACCTTTCAGCATATGTTGACGGTTATGCAAATGAAGATTCTGCCTGGATTAAGCGTTTTAAAAAGTTGGATTATTTTTCCGTTGATCAAAAGGTTATTGTGTATGATAGCGGACAATCAAAAACAGGCCTGTATAAAGGATTAGCTGCCAATGGTGCAGCATTGCTGGAAATCGACGGCGAGATCGTGAATTATCAGAGCGGCATGGTTTCAATCCGGGCTATAGAAAAAGAATTATGA
- the tyrS gene encoding tyrosine--tRNA ligase, producing MKSVQEQLAIIKRGAEEILVEKELIEKLESGQPLRVKAGFDPTAPDLHLGHTVLINKLKQFQDLGHEILFLIGDFTAMIGDPTGKSATRPPLSQEDVLKNAETYKEQVFKILDPEKTTVVFNSEWMGKLSAADMIKLAATQTVARMLERNDFEDRYKSGTPIAIHEFLYPLVQGYDSVALDADIELGGTDQKFNLLMGRTLQSHYGKKPQCTLTMPILEGLDGVQKMSKSLGNYIGIKDEPNDMFGKVMSISDDLMWRYYELLSFESLETIEGLKEAIANGENPRNVKVKLALELIERFHSAEAAQSALKDFETKFSKNAIPDDMPEVTLEGEIPLANLLKDAGLVATTSEAHRMTKQGAVKINGEKVDDSRQLMPVGTTSVYQVGKRKFARVTLN from the coding sequence ATGAAATCAGTACAAGAACAGTTAGCGATTATTAAACGTGGTGCGGAAGAAATTCTGGTTGAGAAAGAGTTAATTGAAAAATTGGAATCGGGCCAACCGCTGCGTGTGAAAGCCGGTTTTGATCCGACAGCACCGGATTTGCATTTGGGGCATACCGTTCTTATTAATAAGTTAAAGCAGTTTCAGGATCTTGGGCATGAAATTTTATTCCTGATCGGTGATTTTACCGCGATGATCGGTGATCCGACCGGCAAGAGTGCCACGCGTCCGCCTTTATCGCAGGAAGATGTTCTGAAAAATGCCGAAACCTACAAAGAACAGGTGTTCAAAATTCTGGATCCGGAAAAAACCACAGTGGTTTTTAACTCGGAATGGATGGGGAAACTGTCGGCTGCAGATATGATTAAGCTGGCGGCAACGCAAACCGTAGCTCGCATGCTTGAGCGTAATGATTTCGAAGATCGGTATAAATCGGGTACGCCGATTGCGATTCACGAATTTTTGTATCCGCTTGTTCAAGGCTACGATTCTGTCGCATTGGATGCGGATATCGAATTGGGCGGTACTGATCAGAAGTTCAACCTCTTAATGGGGCGCACTCTGCAAAGCCATTATGGTAAAAAGCCACAATGCACTTTGACCATGCCGATTCTTGAAGGTTTGGATGGGGTGCAGAAAATGTCCAAATCTCTGGGGAACTATATCGGTATTAAAGATGAGCCAAATGATATGTTTGGTAAAGTTATGTCGATTTCCGATGACCTGATGTGGCGTTACTATGAATTGCTGTCTTTTGAATCCCTGGAAACCATTGAAGGTTTAAAAGAAGCGATTGCAAATGGTGAGAATCCTCGTAATGTCAAAGTGAAGCTGGCGCTTGAGCTGATTGAACGCTTCCACTCTGCAGAAGCGGCGCAATCTGCCTTAAAAGATTTCGAAACCAAGTTCTCGAAAAATGCGATTCCCGACGATATGCCTGAAGTGACACTTGAAGGCGAGATACCTTTGGCAAATTTGCTAAAAGACGCTGGCTTGGTTGCGACCACTTCAGAAGCGCATCGCATGACGAAACAGGGCGCTGTGAAGATTAATGGTGAAAAAGTAGATGACTCTCGTCAGCTAATGCCGGTTGGAACCACTTCGGTTTATCAAGTCGGAAAGCGAAAGTTTGCGAGAGTCACGCTTAATTAA
- a CDS encoding dihydroorotate dehydrogenase: MDLSVNLCGIHFQNPVAMASGNAGYGIEYQSVSGFSNRDVGAVFLKGTTLEPKLGNKPDRVMESPSGLLNSIGLQNPGAHQVIAKYLPKLDLSESRFIINVSGSSIEEYAEVVRLFDQTELPAIEINISCPNVKKGGAAFGNDPDMAAKVVEACRENTTKPLIVKLSPNQTDIAEGARRVIDAGADALSAINTLMGMQIDVHSRMPTLGNNQGGLSGPAIKPVALLKVHQVYQVAKQHNIPIIGLGGIASAEDAIEFFLAGASMVAIGTAVAKDPLIVRKVTKGIAAYMQKHGYQKVSDMVGLLKLNTDTVLCG, translated from the coding sequence ATGGATTTGTCGGTTAATCTTTGTGGCATTCATTTTCAGAATCCGGTCGCGATGGCATCGGGTAATGCCGGTTACGGCATAGAATACCAGTCCGTTTCCGGCTTTTCCAATCGAGATGTCGGAGCGGTTTTTCTCAAGGGAACAACCTTGGAGCCCAAGTTGGGGAATAAACCCGATCGAGTCATGGAGTCGCCGAGCGGCTTGCTGAATTCGATAGGTTTGCAGAATCCCGGTGCGCATCAGGTCATTGCCAAATATCTTCCAAAACTGGATTTGAGTGAAAGCCGGTTCATTATTAATGTGTCTGGTTCGAGTATTGAAGAATATGCCGAAGTGGTGCGTCTGTTTGATCAAACCGAGTTGCCGGCGATTGAGATTAATATCTCCTGCCCGAACGTTAAGAAGGGTGGTGCGGCATTTGGAAACGATCCGGACATGGCGGCTAAGGTGGTTGAGGCCTGTCGCGAAAATACGACCAAGCCCTTAATTGTTAAGTTGTCACCAAACCAGACCGATATTGCTGAAGGCGCCCGTCGGGTAATCGATGCTGGTGCAGATGCCTTGTCGGCGATTAATACTTTGATGGGGATGCAGATTGATGTGCATTCCCGCATGCCGACTTTGGGGAATAATCAGGGCGGTCTGTCCGGCCCGGCAATTAAGCCGGTTGCGTTGCTGAAAGTACATCAGGTTTATCAGGTTGCTAAACAGCATAATATTCCGATCATTGGGTTGGGTGGAATTGCTTCGGCGGAAGATGCGATCGAATTTTTTCTGGCCGGAGCTTCTATGGTCGCTATCGGGACGGCGGTCGCCAAGGATCCTTTGATTGTTCGGAAAGTCACCAAAGGGATTGCTGCTTACATGCAGAAGCACGGTTATCAAAAGGTTTCGGATATGGTCGGGCTTTTGAAATTGAATACCGACACGGTTTTGTGCGGATAA
- a CDS encoding tRNA (cytidine(34)-2'-O)-methyltransferase — MLHIILYEPEIPQNTGALIRLSANMGAHLHLIHPIMFDLSEKKVRRAGLDYAELANVEEHANLEACLQKIQPNRVFALTTKTTRYYTEPAFENGDAFLFGPESRGLPTEIIEGLPFEQRLTIPMLPGGRSLNLANAVSVVVYEAWRQLDFAPEL, encoded by the coding sequence ATGTTGCACATTATTCTGTACGAGCCTGAAATTCCGCAAAACACCGGCGCCTTAATTCGCCTGAGCGCCAATATGGGAGCCCACCTGCATTTAATCCACCCGATCATGTTCGATTTAAGTGAAAAAAAGGTTCGGCGCGCCGGACTCGATTACGCGGAATTGGCAAACGTTGAAGAACACGCCAATCTGGAAGCCTGTCTGCAGAAAATCCAGCCCAATCGAGTCTTTGCCTTAACAACCAAAACCACGCGTTATTATACCGAACCCGCCTTTGAAAACGGCGACGCTTTTTTATTCGGCCCGGAAAGCCGTGGGTTACCGACTGAAATCATCGAAGGCCTGCCGTTCGAACAACGTCTAACCATTCCAATGCTCCCCGGCGGGCGCAGCCTGAATCTGGCAAATGCAGTATCCGTCGTTGTCTACGAGGCCTGGCGTCAACTGGACTTCGCACCGGAATTATAA